A genome region from Paradevosia shaoguanensis includes the following:
- a CDS encoding AraC family transcriptional regulator produces the protein MTAAQRNYQARMQRVLDYVDTHLDDELDLATLSQVAAFSKFHFHRQFSATFGLSVHRYVQLARLKRASQALACGGTPSVTSIAMDAGYDAPDAFARAFRQRLAQSPSAFRKSPDWSSWLSAFGPLDNARDKVMQIIFEKNDVAILNMPDIPVAILAHRGDRAKFRESADRFRAWCKAAGLSPETERSSFMVFRSEREPAAPEDYSVDLCVGTDRSIGTEDSPMKAGTIPGGRCAVLRYPGNSTNLEPAALYLYREWLPQSGEEARDFPIHARRQLAPVANVQAYEVVVDLFLPLK, from the coding sequence ATGACCGCCGCACAACGAAATTACCAGGCTCGGATGCAACGGGTCCTGGACTATGTCGACACTCATCTCGATGATGAGCTGGATCTGGCGACGCTCAGCCAGGTTGCGGCCTTTTCGAAGTTCCACTTCCACCGGCAGTTCTCGGCAACCTTCGGGTTGTCGGTGCATCGCTATGTTCAGCTGGCTCGCCTGAAACGCGCGTCGCAGGCCCTCGCCTGCGGCGGAACGCCCAGCGTCACGTCCATAGCGATGGATGCCGGATATGACGCACCGGATGCGTTTGCCCGCGCCTTTCGGCAACGGCTTGCGCAATCGCCTTCGGCTTTCAGGAAATCACCTGACTGGTCTTCGTGGCTTTCGGCCTTCGGGCCCCTGGACAATGCGAGAGACAAAGTCATGCAGATCATTTTCGAAAAGAACGACGTCGCGATACTCAATATGCCGGACATTCCGGTGGCCATCCTGGCCCACCGGGGCGACCGCGCGAAATTCCGGGAAAGCGCGGACCGCTTCAGGGCATGGTGCAAGGCGGCCGGGCTATCGCCCGAAACCGAGCGGTCGAGCTTCATGGTGTTCCGCTCAGAACGGGAGCCGGCAGCGCCCGAGGATTACAGCGTGGACCTTTGCGTCGGCACCGACCGGTCCATCGGGACAGAAGATTCACCGATGAAGGCGGGCACCATTCCAGGGGGACGCTGCGCGGTGCTGCGCTATCCGGGCAATAGCACCAACCTCGAACCCGCTGCCTTGTACCTCTATCGCGAATGGCTTCCGCAAAGCGGGGAAGAGGCACGCGATTTCCCGATCCACGCGCGACGGCAACTCGCTCCGGTGGCCAACGTGCAGGCCTACGAGGTCGTCGTGGACCTGTTTCTGCCGCTGAAATAG
- a CDS encoding NAD(P)-dependent alcohol dehydrogenase encodes MPHALAYGAKSATTPLVPLTITRRDPGPTDVRIDIVYCGVCHSDLHTARGEWGGVKFPAIPGHEIVGKVIAVGDKVEKFKVGDTVGVGCMVDSCRECASCREGLEQYCEAGNIGTYNAPDKHLGGHTFGGYTSEIVVDQDFVLSISNRLPLDAAAPLLCAGITLWSPLVHWGAGPGKKVGIVGLGGLGHMGVKLAKALGAEVVMFTTSPSKVADAQKLGAHEAVISTDKEAMARHKRSFDLIINTVSAPHDLDLYMALLKRDGAQVLVGLPSTPHDPIKVGRMIGNRLTLAASTIGGIRETQEMLDFCAEHGIVSDIETIDIQSINDAYERMLKGDVKYRFVIDMASLKNGAKAA; translated from the coding sequence ATGCCGCATGCATTGGCCTATGGCGCCAAGTCGGCCACGACCCCGCTCGTGCCCCTCACCATCACCCGCCGCGATCCCGGCCCGACCGACGTGCGCATCGATATCGTCTATTGCGGCGTCTGCCACTCGGATCTGCATACGGCGCGCGGCGAATGGGGCGGCGTGAAATTCCCCGCTATTCCCGGCCATGAGATCGTCGGTAAGGTCATCGCCGTCGGCGACAAGGTCGAAAAATTCAAGGTCGGCGATACGGTCGGCGTCGGCTGCATGGTCGATTCCTGCCGCGAATGCGCTTCGTGCCGCGAAGGCCTCGAGCAATATTGCGAGGCCGGCAATATCGGCACCTACAACGCCCCCGACAAGCATCTGGGCGGCCACACCTTCGGCGGTTACACCTCCGAGATCGTCGTCGATCAGGATTTCGTCCTCTCGATCTCCAACAGGCTCCCGCTCGATGCCGCCGCCCCGCTGCTCTGCGCCGGCATTACCCTGTGGTCCCCGCTCGTCCACTGGGGCGCCGGCCCTGGCAAGAAGGTCGGCATCGTCGGCCTGGGCGGCCTCGGCCATATGGGCGTCAAGCTCGCCAAGGCGCTGGGTGCCGAGGTCGTGATGTTCACCACCTCGCCTTCAAAGGTCGCCGATGCACAGAAGCTCGGCGCCCATGAAGCGGTAATCTCCACCGACAAGGAGGCCATGGCTCGCCACAAGCGCAGCTTCGACCTCATCATCAACACCGTCTCGGCCCCGCACGACCTCGACCTCTACATGGCGCTCCTCAAGCGCGATGGCGCCCAGGTCCTTGTCGGCCTGCCCTCGACCCCGCACGATCCCATCAAGGTCGGCCGCATGATCGGCAACCGCCTGACCCTGGCCGCCTCCACGATCGGCGGCATCAGGGAAACCCAGGAAATGCTCGATTTCTGCGCCGAGCACGGCATCGTCTCGGACATCGAAACCATCGACATCCAATCCATCAACGACGCCTACGAACGCATGCTCAAAGGCGACGTGAAATACCGCTTCGTCATCGACATGGCTTCGCTCAAGAACGGCGCTAAGGCCGCGTAA
- a CDS encoding 2'-deoxycytidine 5'-triphosphate deaminase gives MTNQQSWPQGIFTARLIEELAAQGAITLARPFDADQVQPASLDLRLGEVAYRVRSSFLPGPDHTVAERIAELTLHELDLTDGAVLERNCVYLVPLLETLDLPAEVSAAANPKSSTGRLDVFTRVIGDRARGFDILPAGYSGPLFLEISPRTFPVRVRTGSRLSQMRFRSGETRLSVAEHKALHAAETLVFDANEEVGEGVALSIDLKGAERNGLIGFRSKRHTAVIDVDKKDALDVLDFWEPLINRGSDEFILDPDEFYILVSRESVHVPPDFAAEMVPFDPLVGEFRVHYAGFFDPGFGHSAAGGTGSRAVLEVRSREVPFLLGHGQTIGRLVYERLAESPDRLYGAGLGSNYQAQTLKLSKHFRPYPAV, from the coding sequence ATGACCAACCAACAAAGCTGGCCACAGGGCATCTTCACCGCCCGCCTCATCGAAGAGCTTGCCGCCCAGGGCGCCATTACGCTTGCGCGCCCGTTCGATGCCGATCAGGTCCAGCCTGCCAGCCTCGATCTGCGCCTGGGCGAAGTCGCCTACCGCGTCCGCTCCAGCTTCCTGCCCGGTCCCGACCATACTGTTGCCGAGCGGATTGCCGAGCTGACCCTCCACGAGCTCGACCTCACCGATGGCGCCGTGCTCGAACGCAATTGCGTCTACCTGGTCCCGCTGCTCGAAACGCTGGACCTGCCGGCCGAGGTCAGCGCTGCCGCCAATCCCAAGAGCTCGACCGGCCGCCTCGACGTCTTCACCCGCGTCATCGGCGATCGCGCCCGCGGCTTCGATATCCTGCCCGCGGGCTATTCCGGCCCGCTCTTCCTCGAAATCAGCCCGCGCACCTTCCCGGTCCGCGTCCGCACCGGCTCGCGCCTCTCCCAGATGCGCTTCCGTTCCGGCGAGACGCGCCTGTCGGTCGCCGAGCACAAGGCGCTCCACGCCGCCGAAACCCTCGTCTTCGATGCCAACGAGGAAGTGGGGGAGGGCGTGGCCCTTTCCATCGACCTCAAGGGTGCCGAGCGCAACGGCCTCATCGGCTTCCGCTCCAAGCGCCACACCGCCGTCATCGATGTGGACAAGAAGGACGCCCTCGACGTGCTCGACTTCTGGGAGCCGCTTATCAATCGCGGCTCCGATGAATTCATCCTCGATCCCGACGAGTTCTACATCCTCGTCAGCCGCGAATCCGTGCACGTGCCGCCCGATTTCGCCGCGGAAATGGTGCCCTTCGATCCCTTGGTCGGTGAATTCCGCGTGCACTACGCCGGCTTCTTCGATCCCGGCTTCGGCCACTCTGCCGCCGGCGGTACCGGCAGCCGCGCCGTCCTCGAAGTCCGCAGCCGCGAGGTCCCGTTCCTCCTCGGCCACGGCCAGACCATCGGCCGCCTCGTCTACGAACGCCTCGCCGAGTCCCCCGATCGCCTCTACGGCGCTGGTCTTGGCTCGAACTACCAGGCCCAGACCCTCAAGCTCTCCAAGCACTTCCGGCCCTATCCGGCGGTGTAG